The following are encoded together in the Deinococcus soli (ex Cha et al. 2016) genome:
- a CDS encoding sensor histidine kinase: MSPRPPGLRRGQPLAVTLLLAMLLVVGVAVGSTFYFSNLVVKREFERLPSGVRQLLREQQAAALRGELIAPTPPLPVIRTGSAADAYLDPFESSLDVSGVVKQASGDDAVVTNGKRPRNLWVSDGKPPPRSRAQDFLRDVQRSLLQVGVVAAAVSALLAFLISRRVARPVSAVSGAAARLASGDLSARAPVLGGEREIAALAHSFNDMAENLQALERERQQAVADIAHELRTPIAVIQARLDALEDGVYPLTTEQIALLSTQTQLLTRLVGDLRTLTLADAGRLALDPRPLDLGALGQEVVQALQDRAAALGLTLGVQAEPALTHADRDRVRQITTNLVDNALRHARSRVQVRVEARGEQVVLHVEDDGPGIPEGSREAVFTRFTRLDASRSRDTGGSGLGLAIVRALAAAHGGQAALAASKGLGGAHFTVTLPGALG, from the coding sequence ATGAGTCCCCGCCCGCCGGGACTGCGGCGCGGGCAGCCGCTGGCCGTGACGCTGCTCCTGGCCATGCTGCTGGTGGTGGGCGTGGCGGTGGGCAGCACCTTCTACTTCTCGAATCTGGTCGTCAAACGCGAGTTCGAGCGGCTGCCCAGCGGCGTGCGGCAACTGCTGCGCGAGCAGCAGGCGGCGGCGCTGCGCGGCGAACTGATCGCCCCGACCCCCCCGCTGCCCGTGATCCGCACCGGCAGCGCCGCCGACGCGTACCTGGACCCCTTCGAGAGCAGTCTGGATGTCAGCGGCGTGGTGAAACAGGCCAGCGGGGACGACGCGGTCGTCACGAACGGCAAGCGGCCCCGCAACCTGTGGGTCAGCGACGGGAAACCGCCGCCCCGCAGCCGCGCGCAGGACTTCCTGCGCGACGTGCAGCGCAGCCTGCTCCAGGTGGGCGTGGTGGCGGCGGCCGTGTCGGCACTGCTGGCGTTCCTGATCTCGCGGCGGGTGGCGCGCCCCGTCTCGGCGGTGTCGGGCGCGGCGGCGCGGCTGGCCAGTGGGGATCTGAGTGCGCGCGCGCCCGTGCTGGGCGGCGAGCGGGAGATCGCGGCGCTGGCGCACTCCTTCAACGACATGGCCGAGAACCTCCAGGCGCTCGAACGCGAGCGGCAGCAGGCGGTCGCGGACATCGCGCACGAACTGCGCACCCCGATCGCCGTGATCCAGGCCCGCCTGGACGCCCTGGAGGACGGCGTGTACCCGCTGACCACCGAGCAGATCGCGCTGCTGAGCACGCAGACGCAGCTGCTCACGCGGCTGGTGGGTGACCTGCGCACCCTGACCCTCGCGGACGCCGGGCGGCTGGCGCTGGACCCGCGTCCCCTCGACCTGGGCGCGCTGGGGCAGGAGGTGGTGCAGGCGCTCCAGGACCGCGCGGCCGCCCTGGGCCTGACACTGGGCGTGCAGGCTGAACCGGCCCTCACGCACGCCGACCGGGACCGGGTGCGGCAGATCACCACGAACCTCGTGGACAACGCCCTGCGCCACGCCCGCAGCCGCGTGCAGGTCCGCGTGGAGGCGCGCGGCGAGCAGGTCGTCCTGCACGTCGAGGACGACGGCCCCGGCATCCCCGAGGGCAGCCGCGAGGCGGTCTTCACCCGCTTCACCCGCCTGGACGCCAGCCGCTCCCGCGACACCGGTGGCAGCGGCCTGGGTCTCGCCATCGTGCGCGCCCTGGCCGCCGCGCACGGGGGGCAGGCAGCGCTGGCGGCCTCGAAAGGTCTGGGCGGCGCGCATTTCACGGTAACGCTGCCCGGCGCCCTGGGCTGA
- a CDS encoding response regulator transcription factor — protein MSALILIVEDEPQLAEVLEAYARQEGYRTERAADGNAALSVYRAASPDLILLDVMLPGRSGLDVLKTVRAESGTPVILVTARAEETDQIVGLELGADDYVVKPFRPREVMARVKAVLRRATALLDDAERPLRVGPLEVDRRAVVARVHGEALSLTPAEFRLLSQLAEAPGRAYTREELLAAALPDSDALERVVDAHLASVRRKLDAARAGGLLHTVRGVGYRLEAAG, from the coding sequence ATGAGCGCCCTGATCCTGATCGTCGAGGACGAACCGCAGCTGGCGGAGGTCCTGGAGGCGTACGCCCGCCAGGAGGGCTACCGCACCGAGCGCGCCGCGGACGGGAACGCCGCCCTGAGCGTGTACCGCGCCGCCAGCCCGGACCTGATCCTGCTCGACGTGATGCTGCCGGGCCGCAGCGGCCTGGACGTCCTGAAGACGGTGCGGGCCGAGAGCGGCACGCCCGTGATTCTCGTGACGGCCCGCGCCGAGGAGACCGACCAGATCGTGGGACTGGAGCTCGGCGCGGACGATTACGTCGTCAAGCCGTTCCGCCCGCGCGAGGTGATGGCGCGCGTGAAGGCCGTGCTGCGCCGCGCGACCGCCCTGCTGGACGACGCGGAGCGGCCCCTGCGGGTCGGGCCGCTGGAGGTGGACCGCCGCGCGGTCGTGGCGCGCGTGCACGGCGAGGCCCTGAGTCTTACACCCGCCGAGTTCCGCCTGCTGTCGCAGCTGGCCGAGGCCCCGGGCCGCGCGTACACCCGCGAGGAGCTGCTCGCGGCGGCCCTGCCGGACAGTGACGCGCTGGAACGGGTGGTGGACGCCCACCTCGCCAGCGTGCGCCGCAAACTGGACGCCGCGCGCGCCGGCGGACTGCTGCACACGGTGCGGGGCGTCGGCTACCGCCTGGAGGCCGCCGGATGA
- a CDS encoding TolC family protein has translation MKRSPSPHLLTLALVLGVTHAQTAAPPDLTLEQAYAQLAQAPSVTRAALSVQVAQQNLQAARAALGLTVSVNGSASYAGPTTTTVNGTTTAVSSSLSGTAGANVSLGLLPWSSGQSSLRASERSLALAQATLRDANLSTRLNVAQAYFSAVLATQDITLAGRTLDLRQRQLTVAQAQQAAGNATAETVLNAQSAVQAAQNSVTQAQASLDSARRTLDATLGSALGGVSFSTLPDAILTLPDLTALVARARASSSDVISAQNALASAQESLEADQRDARLPDLTASVGYGGGSAGTVSATLNVKQGTLGGSYSLPLGDRAGTGSNRLTASVSGSYVVYSPAQQAALSAAQAGVTQAQLSLTVAQQNAELDVRSRYVTLQTNLNAVQSRAAQVQAAQLAVQTAQARLDAGTGTADDLAAATLSLAQAERDLLSARITAQLSLTQLLNAAGGPQ, from the coding sequence ATGAAACGCTCCCCATCGCCCCACCTGCTCACGCTGGCCCTAGTGCTCGGCGTCACGCACGCCCAGACCGCCGCGCCCCCCGACCTCACCCTGGAGCAGGCGTACGCGCAGCTGGCCCAGGCGCCCAGCGTCACCCGCGCCGCGCTGAGCGTGCAGGTTGCGCAGCAGAACCTCCAGGCGGCGCGCGCCGCGCTGGGCCTGACCGTCAGTGTCAATGGAAGTGCCAGCTACGCCGGGCCGACGACGACCACCGTGAACGGCACCACGACCGCCGTGAGCAGCAGCCTGTCCGGCACGGCGGGCGCGAACGTCAGCCTGGGCCTGCTGCCCTGGTCGAGCGGGCAGAGCAGCCTGCGGGCGTCCGAACGCAGCCTCGCGCTGGCGCAGGCGACCCTGCGCGACGCGAACCTGAGCACCCGGCTGAACGTCGCGCAGGCGTACTTCTCGGCGGTGCTGGCCACGCAGGACATCACCCTGGCGGGCCGCACGCTGGACCTGCGGCAGCGGCAGCTGACGGTCGCGCAGGCGCAGCAGGCCGCCGGGAACGCCACCGCCGAGACGGTCCTGAACGCCCAGAGCGCCGTGCAGGCCGCGCAGAACAGCGTGACGCAGGCGCAGGCCAGCCTGGACAGCGCCCGCCGCACGCTGGACGCCACGCTGGGCAGCGCGCTGGGCGGCGTGAGCTTCAGCACTTTGCCGGACGCCATCCTGACCCTCCCGGACCTGACCGCACTGGTCGCCCGCGCCCGCGCGAGCAGCAGCGACGTGATCAGCGCCCAGAATGCCCTGGCGAGCGCGCAGGAGAGCCTGGAGGCCGACCAGCGCGACGCCCGCCTGCCCGACCTGACCGCCAGCGTCGGCTACGGCGGCGGTTCGGCTGGGACGGTCAGCGCCACGCTGAACGTCAAGCAGGGCACCCTGGGCGGCAGCTACAGCCTGCCGCTGGGGGACCGCGCGGGCACGGGCAGCAACCGCCTGACCGCCAGTGTCAGCGGCTCGTACGTCGTGTACTCACCCGCTCAGCAGGCCGCATTGAGTGCCGCTCAGGCGGGCGTCACGCAGGCGCAGCTGTCCCTGACCGTGGCGCAGCAGAACGCCGAACTCGACGTCCGCAGCCGTTACGTGACGCTGCAGACCAACCTGAACGCCGTGCAGAGCCGCGCCGCGCAGGTGCAGGCCGCGCAACTGGCCGTGCAGACCGCCCAGGCCCGCCTGGACGCCGGGACCGGCACCGCCGACGACCTCGCCGCCGCCACGCTCAGCCTCGCGCAGGCGGAGCGGGACCTGCTGTCCGCCCGCATCACCGCCCAGCTGAGCCTGACCCAGCTTCTCAACGCCGCCGGAGGCCCCCAATGA
- a CDS encoding TolC family protein yields the protein MTHTRTRFLTLSLGLALLVAPAAHAQTALSAGSAVTAALNSSSDVKTAQANLDKAQAASRAAQADPSTLVAAKLSASNAEKLSQAGLRAAKLSSLQSAISAYTALLEAQENVEVQTLQVQVDTKSVQVAQVKLGIGNATTLDVTNTQNTLAASTQALADARAQLNLAAAKLGTLTGLGSSVRAGSAITAPKLSATLAALQGGLGTLSSLISAANDVASATLNVKLADNDFTPTRTLQDAKTALANAQRSQDSAQKTAGQTLASAYQAAQNAYELQQVALSREAAAQKTYTQDSARLRSGTISAVELQATQLTLKKAQYSRLQAQNNVTEALAALSVAAGQNLTGIGGAL from the coding sequence ATGACCCACACCCGTACCCGATTCCTCACCCTCAGCCTGGGCCTCGCCCTGCTCGTGGCGCCCGCCGCGCACGCCCAGACCGCCCTCAGCGCGGGCAGCGCCGTCACCGCCGCGCTGAACAGCAGCAGCGACGTCAAGACCGCCCAGGCGAACCTCGACAAGGCCCAGGCGGCCAGCCGCGCCGCGCAGGCCGACCCCAGCACCCTGGTCGCCGCGAAACTGAGTGCCAGCAACGCCGAGAAGCTCTCGCAGGCGGGGCTGCGCGCCGCGAAACTCAGCTCCCTGCAGAGTGCCATCAGCGCGTACACGGCCCTGCTGGAAGCGCAGGAGAACGTGGAGGTCCAGACCCTCCAGGTGCAGGTGGACACCAAGAGCGTGCAGGTCGCGCAGGTGAAGCTCGGCATCGGGAACGCCACCACCCTGGACGTCACGAACACGCAGAACACCCTGGCCGCCAGCACCCAGGCCCTCGCCGACGCCCGCGCGCAGCTGAACCTCGCCGCCGCGAAACTCGGCACCCTGACCGGCCTGGGAAGCAGCGTCCGCGCGGGCAGCGCCATCACCGCCCCCAAACTGAGTGCCACGCTGGCGGCCCTCCAGGGCGGCCTGGGGACCCTCAGCAGCCTCATCAGCGCCGCGAACGACGTCGCCAGCGCCACACTGAACGTGAAACTCGCCGACAACGACTTCACGCCCACCCGCACCCTCCAGGACGCGAAAACCGCCCTGGCGAACGCGCAGCGCAGCCAGGACAGCGCCCAGAAGACGGCGGGGCAGACCCTGGCCAGCGCGTACCAGGCCGCGCAGAACGCCTACGAACTCCAGCAGGTCGCCCTGAGCCGCGAGGCCGCCGCGCAGAAAACGTACACGCAGGACAGCGCGCGCCTCAGGAGCGGCACGATCAGCGCCGTCGAACTCCAGGCCACCCAGCTGACCCTCAAGAAAGCCCAGTACAGCCGCCTGCAGGCGCAGAACAACGTCACCGAGGCCCTCGCGGCGCTGTCGGTCGCCGCCGGGCAGAACCTCACCGGCATCGGGGGCGCGCTGTGA
- a CDS encoding efflux RND transporter periplasmic adaptor subunit produces the protein MTTTSPARAAAPRRRWPWVLGGLLLVGAGTGGVLYTRSHSAQTAAVTATTTTSRAQPGVVRVSVSGPGTLEAAQTRTVGADLTATVGAVPAVGERVTRGQLITTLSSDSVEQNVQSAQLNLDKARASLDAARASQASSAAQRASSVVSARSSVTQAEQSLADAQRTLSGQRQLAAIGALSASALADAQSAVTKAQQSVDSARASLSSALTQQQTGASTDAQNLRSQALAVQQAQDSLDAAAQDRTDLKVYAPMSGVVSTVTATEGAVVTSGASILTLIDDTTLNLPVQIDETEIAGVKVGQRADVTLDAFDGQTFSGKVVRVSPGATQSSGISVFTATVQLTNPDGQLRAGMTAEAEIVQSEAQGLLIPSKAVQTVRSRSYVQTPAAAPGAEPERVRVETGATDGTNTIVTDGLSAGQEVVVPGATRRAGTSGTGSQGGGQNSRQGGFGGAPGGFPGGAP, from the coding sequence GTGACCACCACCAGCCCCGCCCGTGCCGCCGCGCCGCGCCGCCGCTGGCCGTGGGTGCTCGGGGGCCTCCTGCTGGTCGGTGCCGGCACCGGAGGCGTCCTGTACACCCGCAGCCACAGCGCGCAGACCGCTGCCGTCACCGCCACGACCACCACCAGCCGCGCGCAGCCGGGCGTGGTGCGCGTCTCCGTCAGCGGCCCCGGCACGCTGGAAGCCGCGCAGACCCGCACGGTCGGCGCGGACCTGACCGCCACCGTCGGCGCCGTGCCCGCCGTGGGTGAACGTGTCACCAGGGGGCAGCTGATCACCACCCTGAGCAGCGACAGCGTCGAGCAGAACGTCCAGTCGGCGCAGCTGAACCTCGACAAGGCCCGCGCCAGCCTGGACGCTGCGCGCGCCAGTCAGGCCAGCAGCGCCGCGCAGCGCGCCAGCAGCGTCGTCAGCGCCCGGAGCAGCGTGACGCAGGCCGAGCAGAGCCTCGCGGACGCTCAGCGCACCCTCAGCGGGCAGCGGCAGCTCGCGGCCATCGGGGCGCTCAGTGCCTCCGCGCTGGCCGACGCGCAGTCCGCCGTCACCAAGGCGCAGCAGAGCGTGGACAGCGCCCGCGCCAGCCTGAGCAGCGCCCTGACCCAGCAGCAGACCGGGGCGAGCACCGACGCGCAGAACCTGCGCAGTCAGGCGCTCGCCGTGCAGCAGGCGCAGGACAGCCTGGACGCCGCCGCGCAGGACCGCACCGACCTGAAGGTGTACGCCCCGATGAGCGGCGTGGTCAGCACCGTCACCGCCACCGAGGGCGCCGTCGTCACGAGCGGCGCCAGCATCCTGACCCTGATCGACGACACCACCCTGAACCTCCCGGTGCAGATCGACGAGACCGAGATCGCGGGCGTGAAGGTCGGGCAGCGCGCCGACGTGACCCTCGACGCCTTTGACGGGCAGACCTTCAGCGGGAAGGTCGTGCGCGTTTCGCCGGGCGCGACCCAGAGCAGCGGCATCAGCGTGTTCACCGCCACCGTCCAGCTGACCAACCCGGATGGACAGCTGCGCGCTGGCATGACCGCAGAGGCCGAGATCGTCCAGAGCGAGGCCCAGGGCCTCCTGATCCCCAGCAAGGCCGTGCAGACCGTGCGGAGTCGCAGCTACGTGCAGACCCCCGCCGCCGCGCCCGGCGCCGAACCCGAACGGGTCCGCGTGGAGACCGGCGCGACCGACGGGACGAACACCATCGTCACGGATGGCCTGAGTGCCGGGCAGGAGGTCGTTGTGCCCGGCGCCACCCGCCGCGCGGGCACCTCCGGCACCGGCAGCCAGGGCGGCGGCCAGAACAGCCGACAGGGCGGATTCGGCGGCGCGCCCGGCGGCTTCCCCGGAGGCGCGCCGTGA
- a CDS encoding ABC transporter ATP-binding protein — MITPQVTPAVPAPSLAPAVVDLRAVRKVYAQGDVIFEALRGVDVQILPGEMVALMGPSGSGKTTLMQIIGLLDRPSEGGYWLGGRDVTTLSENERAGARNLEIGFVFQAFHLLPRLNLVENVEVPLTYAGVPPRERRERAMQVLARVGLADKARNLPSQISGGQKQRVAIARALAGRPRLLLADEPTGNLDTRTSEEVMGLFSDLHAEGTTVVIVTHEDDIGAYAGRVIRVRDGLIESDRRQTPRRGLGGHP; from the coding sequence GTGATCACGCCGCAGGTCACCCCGGCCGTCCCCGCGCCCAGCCTCGCCCCGGCGGTCGTGGACCTGCGCGCCGTGCGCAAGGTGTACGCGCAGGGCGACGTGATCTTCGAGGCGCTCCGGGGCGTGGACGTGCAGATCCTGCCGGGCGAGATGGTCGCCCTGATGGGACCGTCGGGCAGCGGCAAGACCACCCTGATGCAGATCATCGGCCTGCTCGACCGGCCCAGCGAGGGCGGGTACTGGCTGGGCGGCCGCGACGTCACCACACTGAGCGAGAACGAACGCGCCGGCGCCCGCAACCTGGAGATCGGCTTCGTGTTCCAGGCGTTCCACCTGCTGCCCCGCCTGAACCTCGTCGAGAACGTCGAGGTCCCCCTCACGTACGCCGGGGTGCCGCCCCGCGAGCGGCGCGAGCGGGCCATGCAGGTCCTGGCGCGCGTGGGGCTGGCCGACAAGGCCCGCAACCTCCCCAGCCAGATCAGCGGCGGGCAGAAACAGCGCGTCGCCATCGCCCGCGCGCTGGCCGGACGTCCCCGCCTGCTGCTCGCGGACGAACCCACCGGGAACCTCGACACCCGCACCAGCGAGGAGGTCATGGGCCTGTTCAGCGACCTGCACGCCGAGGGCACCACCGTCGTGATCGTCACGCACGAGGACGACATCGGCGCGTACGCCGGGCGGGTCATCCGCGTGCGTGACGGCCTGATCGAGAGTGACCGGCGCCAGACGCCCCGGCGTGGCCTGGGGGGCCACCCGTGA
- a CDS encoding ABC transporter permease: protein MTAGPLPQTGAVAPTPAIPRRGGIGLSGAFTIAWRAIVGTPLRSVLTALGVIIGVAAVVALTAIGQGSTAGVTKNLESLGTNLLTVQSARGGGGGSLVRAGPRQTITVEDAEALAGAFPDRVAGVAPSVTSNLQAKVGPNNAQVSVVGTWPAYETVRNSPVETGAYFTDADVSGRKRVAVIGHQTLLDLFGDGTEGSATPEQALGQKVRLGSVTFTVSGVLPDKGNSGFGNANSQVLIPLSTYLQRFSRTNSAGGQPTVSTVYLQATDAKDLTQLQTDVTDLLMTRHDLSDPDSLDFQVQNQADSLASLNSITNTLTLFVGAIAGISLLVGGIGIMNIMLVSVTERTREIGVRKALGARPRDILTQFLVEASLLSIGGGVIGMLLGVALAFGGKALNITPVFSLPPMLIAFAFSALVGVFFGYYPAARAAKLDPVDSLRYE from the coding sequence GTGACCGCAGGCCCCCTCCCGCAGACCGGTGCGGTCGCCCCGACCCCCGCCATCCCCCGGCGCGGTGGGATCGGCCTGAGCGGCGCGTTCACCATCGCGTGGCGCGCCATTGTCGGCACGCCGCTGCGCTCGGTCCTGACCGCGCTGGGCGTCATCATCGGCGTGGCCGCCGTCGTCGCGCTGACCGCCATCGGGCAGGGCAGCACCGCCGGGGTCACGAAGAACCTTGAGAGCCTCGGCACGAACCTCCTGACCGTGCAGAGCGCCCGGGGCGGGGGCGGCGGGAGCCTCGTGCGCGCCGGACCCCGCCAGACCATCACCGTCGAGGACGCCGAGGCGCTGGCGGGCGCCTTCCCGGACCGCGTGGCGGGCGTCGCGCCCAGCGTGACCAGCAACCTGCAGGCCAAGGTCGGCCCGAACAACGCCCAGGTCAGCGTCGTGGGCACCTGGCCCGCGTATGAAACCGTGCGCAACAGCCCGGTCGAGACCGGCGCGTACTTCACCGACGCGGACGTCAGCGGCAGGAAACGCGTCGCCGTGATCGGCCACCAGACGCTCCTGGACCTGTTCGGCGACGGCACCGAGGGCAGCGCCACTCCGGAGCAGGCCCTCGGGCAGAAGGTCCGGCTGGGCAGCGTGACCTTCACCGTCAGCGGCGTCCTGCCCGACAAGGGCAACAGCGGCTTCGGGAACGCCAACAGCCAGGTCCTCATTCCCCTCAGCACGTACCTGCAACGCTTCTCCCGCACGAACAGCGCCGGGGGGCAACCCACCGTCAGCACCGTCTACCTCCAGGCCACCGACGCGAAGGACCTCACGCAGTTACAGACCGACGTCACCGACCTGCTCATGACCCGCCACGACCTGAGCGACCCGGACAGCCTGGACTTCCAGGTGCAGAACCAGGCGGACAGCCTCGCCAGCCTGAACTCCATCACGAACACCCTCACCCTGTTCGTCGGCGCGATCGCGGGCATCAGCCTGCTCGTCGGCGGCATCGGGATCATGAACATCATGCTCGTCTCGGTCACCGAACGCACCCGCGAGATCGGCGTGCGCAAGGCCCTGGGCGCCCGGCCCCGCGACATCCTCACGCAGTTCCTCGTGGAAGCCAGCCTGCTCTCCATCGGCGGCGGCGTGATCGGCATGCTCCTCGGCGTCGCCCTCGCCTTCGGCGGCAAGGCCCTGAACATCACCCCCGTCTTCAGCCTGCCTCCCATGCTGATCGCCTTCGCGTTCAGCGCCCTCGTCGGCGTGTTCTTCGGGTACTACCCCGCCGCACGCGCCGCAAAACTCGACCCCGTCGATTCCCTCAGATACGAGTAA
- a CDS encoding HD domain-containing phosphohydrolase: MTRDPLLPGLPETLRPALEAQTLVLLTQSSGDMFEQCVTLALEITGAGSALALLYRPDTDELEIVAAAGEHRQVAVGRHLPRGQGLAWRVVQSGQATLIPRTDRDPQTVYVSGQPIPHTYLGVPLLDPDGQVLGVLSVNRLAQDTQFGSGEAQALTLLGQAASVAYSRARALEEAQAAARQFEQLAQLSAELADLSSPEEIGQRAVQTLVDLSGFTVGAVVVLDSLGQVQLSVLAGHPEGQDATRHVLSARPSPTGLIGEVLRTGRTQVAADYQSWSARRADATHVFTGLAAPLRVDGRVVGVVMLMHLVRRVPVPGSLVTLLDTVAQRISQALDRADSVEHLHATREAALRTLGRMLESRDGDTFGHTDRVTTLALRLAGQLGLSDVQRQHLRWGAYLHDIGKVAVDDRLLRKAGPLTPVEREAMQWHVEVGDQLLREEMFVPREVREVVRHHHERWDGGGYPDRLSGPDIPLLARIFSVADVFDALVSARPYKLAWSVQAAADALREQAGRQFDPAVVDAFLDVLREDGLLNG, translated from the coding sequence GTGACCCGTGATCCGCTGCTGCCCGGCCTGCCGGAGACCCTGCGGCCCGCGCTGGAAGCGCAGACGCTGGTGCTGCTCACGCAGTCCAGCGGGGACATGTTCGAGCAGTGCGTGACCCTGGCACTGGAGATCACCGGGGCAGGCTCGGCGCTGGCGCTGCTGTACCGCCCGGACACGGATGAGCTGGAGATCGTCGCGGCGGCCGGTGAGCACCGGCAGGTCGCCGTGGGCCGTCACCTGCCACGCGGGCAGGGGCTGGCGTGGCGGGTCGTGCAGTCCGGGCAGGCAACCCTGATTCCCCGCACGGACCGTGACCCGCAGACGGTGTACGTCTCGGGTCAGCCCATACCGCACACGTACCTGGGCGTGCCGCTGCTCGACCCGGACGGCCAGGTGCTGGGGGTGCTGTCGGTCAACCGGCTGGCGCAGGACACCCAGTTCGGCAGCGGTGAGGCGCAGGCCCTGACGCTGCTGGGGCAGGCGGCCAGCGTGGCGTATTCGCGCGCTCGCGCGCTGGAGGAGGCGCAGGCCGCCGCGCGACAGTTCGAGCAGCTGGCGCAGCTGTCGGCGGAACTCGCGGACCTCAGCAGTCCGGAGGAGATCGGGCAGCGGGCCGTGCAGACCCTGGTGGACCTGTCGGGCTTCACGGTGGGCGCCGTGGTCGTCTTGGACAGCCTGGGGCAGGTGCAGCTGTCCGTGCTGGCCGGGCACCCCGAGGGTCAGGACGCGACCCGCCACGTGCTGTCTGCCCGTCCGTCCCCGACCGGCCTGATCGGCGAGGTGCTGCGGACCGGCCGCACGCAGGTGGCCGCGGATTACCAGTCCTGGTCGGCCCGCCGGGCGGACGCGACGCACGTCTTCACCGGGCTCGCCGCGCCGCTTCGCGTGGATGGCCGCGTGGTGGGCGTGGTGATGCTCATGCACCTCGTGCGGCGCGTGCCGGTCCCGGGTTCACTGGTCACGCTGCTTGACACGGTCGCGCAGCGGATCAGTCAGGCGCTGGACCGGGCCGACAGCGTCGAGCACCTGCACGCCACGCGCGAGGCGGCGCTACGCACCCTGGGCCGCATGCTGGAAAGCCGTGACGGGGACACGTTCGGTCACACTGACCGCGTGACCACGCTGGCGTTGCGGCTGGCCGGGCAGCTGGGCCTGAGTGACGTGCAGCGTCAGCACCTGCGCTGGGGGGCGTACCTGCACGACATCGGCAAGGTCGCGGTGGATGACCGGCTGCTGCGCAAGGCCGGGCCGCTGACGCCGGTGGAACGCGAGGCGATGCAGTGGCACGTGGAAGTCGGGGATCAGCTGCTGCGCGAGGAGATGTTCGTCCCGCGTGAGGTCCGCGAGGTCGTGCGGCACCACCATGAACGCTGGGATGGCGGCGGGTACCCGGACCGGCTCTCGGGGCCGGATATTCCGCTGCTGGCGCGGATCTTCAGTGTCGCGGACGTCTTCGACGCGCTGGTCAGCGCCCGGCCGTACAAACTGGCGTGGTCGGTGCAGGCGGCTGCCGACGCGCTGCGGGAACAGGCTGGGCGGCAGTTCGACCCGGCGGTCGTGGACGCGTTTCTGGACGTGCTGCGCGAGGACGGCCTGCTGAACGGCTGA